The following are from one region of the Nicotiana tomentosiformis chromosome 7, ASM39032v3, whole genome shotgun sequence genome:
- the LOC138895879 gene encoding uncharacterized protein, whose protein sequence is MLINLELLEECRDLVHVRMAAQKQRIERYYIRRANLRYFKVGDLVMRKVIQNTQKLNAGKLGPTWEGPYRISPIIDKGSYELENQNGEKLPSNWNVAHLKRYYC, encoded by the coding sequence atgttaatcaacttAGAACTGCTCGAGGAATGCAGGGACTTGGTgcatgtaagaatggcagctcaaaagcagagaatagagagatattatattcgaagagccaacctccgttatttcaaagtaggagatttgGTTATGAGGAAAGTAATCCAAAATACCCAGAAGCTCAatgcggggaagctaggtccaacatgggaaggtccctaccggattTCACCTATCATTGATaaaggatcatacgagttggagaaccagaatggagaaaagttgcctagcaactggaacgtggcacacctcaaaagatattattgctga